One genomic window of Burkholderia diffusa includes the following:
- a CDS encoding SDR family NAD(P)-dependent oxidoreductase has product MTIETPAQAQHAASDARYARYPSLADRAVLITGGATGIGASFVEHFARQGARVAFVDLDAHAGQALAESLAQAPDVRHAPLFLPCDLTDIGALRHAIDAIRARIGAIAVLVNNAANDTRHAIADVTPESFDAGIAVNLRHQFFAAQAVIDDMKQRGGGAIINLGSISWMLKNGGYPVYVMAKAAVQGLTRGLARDLGPFGIRVNSLVPGWVMTDKQRRLWLDDAGRASIKAGQCIDAELLPDDLARMALFLAADDSRMITAQDVVVDGGWA; this is encoded by the coding sequence ATGACCATCGAAACACCCGCGCAGGCGCAGCACGCCGCGAGCGACGCGCGTTATGCGCGCTACCCGAGCCTCGCGGATCGCGCGGTGCTGATCACGGGCGGCGCGACCGGAATCGGCGCGTCGTTCGTCGAGCATTTCGCGCGGCAGGGCGCGCGCGTCGCGTTCGTCGATCTCGACGCGCACGCGGGCCAGGCGCTCGCGGAAAGCCTCGCGCAGGCGCCGGATGTGCGCCACGCGCCGCTGTTCCTGCCGTGCGACCTGACCGACATCGGCGCGCTGCGCCATGCGATCGACGCGATTCGCGCGCGCATCGGCGCGATCGCGGTGCTCGTGAACAACGCGGCGAACGACACGCGCCACGCGATCGCCGACGTGACGCCCGAATCGTTCGACGCGGGCATCGCGGTGAACCTGCGCCACCAGTTCTTCGCGGCGCAGGCGGTGATCGACGACATGAAGCAGCGCGGCGGCGGCGCGATCATCAATCTCGGCTCGATCAGCTGGATGCTGAAGAACGGCGGCTACCCCGTCTACGTGATGGCGAAGGCGGCCGTGCAGGGCCTCACGCGCGGCCTCGCGCGCGATCTCGGCCCGTTCGGCATCCGCGTGAATTCGCTGGTGCCCGGCTGGGTGATGACCGACAAGCAACGCCGGCTGTGGCTCGACGACGCCGGCCGTGCGTCGATCAAGGCCGGGCAGTGCATCGACGCCGAGTTGCTGCCGGACGATCTCGCGCGCATGGCGCTGTTTCTCGCGGCCGACGACAGCCGGATGATCACCGCGCAGGACGTGGTGGTCGACGGCGGCTGGGCCTGA
- a CDS encoding aldose 1-epimerase, protein MTATSSRASSSSTSQSRRARLAAAAQPVSAGPQTAAFAQGVGAAHAAAVTLSNAALRLDVLPHLGGGIARFDWRGDHGALVPVFRRCEHPETATDPNALACYPLLPYSNRIGNGRFEFDGRSIAVPRNRRDEPLPIHGDGWLAPWQVDDATDTTLQLSLDRASGAPYAFRAIQSFALDDTTLSIALTIENTGRARLPFGLGLHPFLVRDDATELAAAAGGLWLSGTDFLPVRHVSVPPAWQFGVAYPLPATLVNHAFTGWGGHATVSWPRRGLLLTIAADADAYVLYTPPGEPFFCFEPVDHPINAVNLPGGAAAHGMTLLAPGERLTRRFAFTVERSDARIDAAAREGRRRRG, encoded by the coding sequence ATGACCGCCACGTCCTCGCGCGCATCGTCGTCGTCCACGAGCCAGTCGCGCCGCGCGCGCCTGGCTGCCGCCGCGCAGCCGGTCAGCGCCGGCCCGCAGACCGCCGCGTTCGCGCAGGGCGTCGGCGCCGCGCATGCGGCGGCCGTCACGCTGTCGAACGCGGCGCTGCGGCTAGACGTGCTGCCGCACCTGGGCGGCGGCATCGCGCGCTTCGACTGGCGCGGCGATCACGGCGCGCTGGTGCCGGTGTTTCGCCGCTGCGAGCATCCGGAAACGGCGACGGATCCGAACGCGCTCGCGTGCTATCCGTTGTTGCCGTACTCGAACCGGATCGGCAACGGCCGCTTCGAATTCGACGGACGCAGCATCGCGGTGCCGCGCAATCGCCGCGACGAGCCGCTGCCGATTCACGGCGACGGCTGGCTCGCGCCGTGGCAGGTGGACGACGCGACCGACACGACGCTGCAGCTGTCGCTCGATCGCGCGAGCGGCGCGCCATATGCGTTTCGCGCGATCCAGTCGTTCGCGCTCGACGACACGACGCTGTCGATCGCGTTGACGATCGAGAATACGGGGCGCGCACGGTTGCCGTTCGGGCTCGGCCTGCATCCGTTCCTGGTGCGCGACGACGCGACCGAGCTGGCCGCGGCCGCGGGGGGCCTGTGGCTGTCGGGCACGGATTTCCTGCCGGTGCGGCACGTGAGCGTGCCGCCGGCCTGGCAATTCGGCGTCGCGTATCCGTTGCCGGCGACGCTCGTCAATCATGCGTTCACCGGCTGGGGCGGCCACGCGACGGTGAGCTGGCCGCGCCGCGGGCTGTTGTTGACGATCGCGGCCGACGCCGATGCGTACGTGCTCTATACGCCGCCCGGCGAGCCATTCTTCTGCTTCGAGCCGGTCGATCATCCGATCAATGCGGTGAACCTGCCGGGCGGCGCGGCCGCGCACGGGATGACGCTGCTCGCGCCGGGCGAGCGGCTCACGCGGCGTTTCGCGTTCACCGTCGAGCGGTCCGATGCGCGCATTGACGCCGCCGCGCGCGAAGGGCGCCGGCGACGCGGGTAA
- the pyrF gene encoding orotidine-5'-phosphate decarboxylase: MSSPLTFIESLRAAWQRTNSLLCVGLDPEPSRFPVQFDGQPDAIFEFCRQIVDATAQYASAFKPQIAYFAAHRAEDQLERLIAHIHLQHPGLPVILDAKRGDIGSTAEQYAREAFERYRADAVTVNPYMGYDSVEPYFEHDGKGVIVLCRTSNPGGSDLQFLETGGRPLYQVVADLAANKWNAKNGQLGLVVGATFPKEIEIVRGIVGDMPLLIPGIGAQGGDVQATVNAGRTADGTGMMINSSRAILYASQGEDFAEAAALAAQKTRDTINAHR, encoded by the coding sequence ATGTCTTCCCCGCTTACTTTCATCGAATCGCTGCGCGCCGCGTGGCAGCGCACGAATTCGCTGCTGTGCGTCGGCCTCGATCCCGAGCCGTCGCGCTTTCCCGTGCAGTTCGACGGCCAGCCCGACGCGATCTTCGAATTCTGCCGGCAGATCGTCGACGCGACCGCGCAGTATGCGAGCGCGTTCAAGCCGCAGATCGCGTACTTCGCCGCGCATCGCGCGGAAGATCAGCTCGAGCGTCTGATCGCGCACATCCATCTTCAGCATCCGGGCCTGCCCGTGATCCTTGACGCGAAGCGCGGCGACATCGGCAGCACGGCCGAGCAGTACGCGCGCGAGGCGTTCGAGCGCTATCGCGCGGACGCGGTCACCGTGAACCCGTACATGGGCTACGACTCGGTGGAGCCGTACTTCGAGCACGACGGCAAGGGCGTGATCGTGCTGTGCCGCACATCGAACCCGGGCGGGTCGGACCTGCAGTTCCTCGAAACGGGCGGCCGGCCGCTGTATCAGGTCGTCGCCGATCTCGCGGCGAACAAATGGAACGCGAAGAATGGCCAGCTCGGCCTGGTGGTCGGCGCGACGTTCCCGAAGGAAATCGAGATCGTGCGCGGGATCGTCGGCGACATGCCGCTCCTGATCCCCGGCATCGGCGCGCAGGGCGGCGACGTGCAGGCGACCGTCAACGCGGGCCGCACCGCCGACGGCACGGGGATGATGATCAACTCGTCGCGCGCGATCCTGTACGCGAGCCAGGGCGAGGATTTCGCCGAAGCCGCGGCGCTCGCCGCGCAGAAGACGCGCGATACGATCAACGCGCATCGCTGA
- a CDS encoding CinA family protein: MPTDSVVHQLAIRAGNKLRDEHLSLATAESCTGGMIAAAITDISGSSQWFERGFVTYSNQAKIEMIGVPPDLIEKHGAVSEPVARAMAEGALRNSRAQVALSVTGIAGPAGGSEKKPVGTVSFAWSNRLHTDVETLVFRGDREQIRTQAAAHALRGLLKLLDEREG, from the coding sequence ATGCCAACCGATTCCGTCGTCCATCAGCTTGCGATCCGCGCAGGCAACAAGCTGCGTGACGAGCACCTGTCGCTCGCCACCGCCGAATCCTGCACGGGCGGCATGATCGCCGCCGCGATCACCGACATCTCCGGCAGCAGCCAGTGGTTCGAGCGCGGCTTCGTCACCTACTCGAACCAGGCCAAGATCGAGATGATCGGCGTGCCGCCCGACCTGATCGAGAAACACGGCGCCGTCAGCGAACCGGTCGCGCGTGCGATGGCCGAAGGCGCGCTGCGCAACAGCCGTGCGCAGGTCGCGCTGTCCGTCACCGGCATCGCAGGCCCGGCTGGCGGCAGCGAGAAAAAGCCGGTCGGCACCGTGTCGTTCGCATGGAGCAACCGACTGCATACGGACGTCGAGACCCTCGTGTTCCGGGGCGACCGCGAACAGATCCGCACGCAGGCGGCCGCGCATGCGCTGCGCGGGCTGCTGAAGCTGCTCGACGAGCGCGAAGGCTGA
- a CDS encoding phosphatidylglycerophosphatase A — MQTDPTAQSAAAPGAARNAPQRATARFMLSHPAHIVSFGFGSGLAPFMPGTFGSLFGWLTFVVLNRYLTVPEWWALIVVGFAAGTWITGFTARKMGTSDPGAVVWDEIVAIWLVMLFVTPATFIGQLWAFVAFRFFDMLKPPPIRYFDRRVKGGLGIMVDDLIAAFMTLLVIAFWRSVAG, encoded by the coding sequence ATGCAGACTGACCCGACCGCGCAATCCGCGGCCGCGCCCGGCGCCGCCCGCAACGCGCCGCAGCGCGCCACCGCGCGCTTCATGCTGTCGCACCCGGCGCATATCGTGTCGTTCGGCTTCGGCAGCGGGCTCGCGCCGTTCATGCCCGGCACGTTCGGCTCGCTGTTCGGCTGGCTCACGTTCGTGGTGCTCAATCGCTACCTGACGGTGCCCGAATGGTGGGCGCTGATCGTGGTCGGTTTCGCGGCGGGCACGTGGATCACCGGTTTCACCGCACGGAAGATGGGCACGTCCGATCCGGGCGCCGTCGTCTGGGACGAAATCGTCGCGATCTGGCTCGTGATGCTGTTCGTCACGCCCGCGACCTTCATCGGCCAGTTGTGGGCGTTCGTCGCGTTCCGCTTCTTCGACATGCTCAAGCCGCCGCCGATCCGCTATTTCGACCGTCGCGTGAAAGGCGGCCTCGGCATCATGGTCGACGACCTGATCGCCGCGTTCATGACGCTGCTCGTGATCGCCTTCTGGCGTTCCGTCGCCGGCTGA
- the thiL gene encoding thiamine-phosphate kinase → MPFPSPLPGSSAVPAALSEFSLIDRFFARRAARGARASTLGIGDDCALIAPRSGKLLAISTDMLVEGRHFFPDVAPDALGHKTLAVNLSDLAAMGAEPRAFTLACALPRADAAWLEAFSNGLFALAERFGCELIGGDTTSGPLNLCVTVLGEVSPDAALRRDAARDGDDVWVSGTLGDARAGLGLARGEWAAGADEAAAFRLALERPEPRIALGLALAGVAHAALDISDGLAGDLQHILTRSNVRAEIDADAVPRSAALATLPPDVQRRCMLAGGDDYELCFTAPAAARTAIEAASASAGVRVTRVGTIHALSSPSEQPAIAWRDAAGAPLTLTLHGFDHFHAD, encoded by the coding sequence ATGCCGTTCCCTTCACCGCTTCCGGGTTCGTCCGCCGTGCCAGCCGCCCTGTCCGAGTTTTCGCTGATCGATCGCTTCTTCGCGCGCCGCGCGGCCCGGGGGGCGCGTGCGTCGACGCTCGGCATTGGTGACGATTGCGCGCTGATCGCGCCTCGATCCGGAAAATTGCTGGCCATTTCGACGGACATGCTGGTCGAAGGCCGCCATTTCTTCCCTGATGTCGCGCCCGACGCGCTCGGCCACAAGACGCTCGCGGTCAATCTGTCGGATCTCGCGGCGATGGGCGCCGAGCCGCGCGCGTTCACGCTCGCGTGCGCACTGCCGCGCGCGGACGCGGCGTGGCTCGAGGCATTCAGCAACGGGCTGTTCGCGCTCGCCGAGCGGTTCGGCTGCGAGCTGATCGGCGGCGACACGACGAGCGGGCCGCTGAACCTGTGCGTGACCGTGCTCGGCGAAGTCTCGCCGGACGCCGCGCTGCGGCGCGATGCCGCGCGCGACGGCGACGACGTCTGGGTGTCCGGCACGCTCGGCGACGCCCGCGCGGGGCTCGGGCTCGCGCGCGGCGAATGGGCCGCCGGCGCGGACGAAGCCGCCGCGTTCCGGCTGGCGCTCGAGCGTCCCGAGCCGCGCATCGCGCTCGGGCTTGCGCTCGCGGGCGTCGCGCATGCGGCGCTCGACATCTCGGACGGCCTCGCCGGCGACTTGCAGCACATCCTGACCCGCTCGAACGTACGCGCCGAGATCGACGCGGACGCGGTCCCGCGCTCGGCCGCGCTCGCGACGCTGCCGCCCGACGTGCAGCGACGCTGCATGCTCGCCGGCGGCGACGACTACGAACTGTGTTTCACCGCGCCGGCCGCGGCCCGCACGGCGATCGAGGCAGCGAGCGCGAGCGCCGGCGTCCGGGTCACGCGAGTCGGTACAATACACGCGTTGTCCTCGCCGTCGGAGCAGCCCGCGATCGCGTGGCGCGACGCCGCCGGCGCCCCCCTGACTCTCACGTTGCACGGTTTCGACCACTTCCATGCAGACTGA
- a CDS encoding NADP-dependent malic enzyme — MPSNSYSNPHVKRHMSTQASSKAKLREAALDYHEFPTPGKIAIAPTKQMINQRDLALAYSPGVAYACEEIVENPLNAARFTARSNLVGVVTNGTAVLGLGNIGPLASKPVMEGKAVLFKKFAGIDVFDIELNESDPHKLVDVIAALEPTFGGINLEDIKAPDCFIVEREARKRMKIPVFHDDQHGTAIVVAAAVTNGLKVVGKDIKKVKLVASGAGAAALACLDLLVDIGLPLENITVTDLAGVVYKGRTELMDPDKERFARETDARTLAEVIDGADIFLGLSAAGVLKQEMVKGMAERPLILALANPTPEILPEAALEVRPDAILATGRTDYPNQVNNVLCFPFIFRGALDVGATTITREMEIAAVNAIAELAQHEQSDIVATAYGIQDLSFGPEYLIPKPFDPRLIVKIAPAVAQAAMDGGVATRPIEDMEAYRVHLQQFVYHSGTTMKPIFQLARSAPAEKKRVVFAEGEEERVLRAVQIIVDEKLAKPILIGRPSVIEHRIQRYGLRLTPGADFTVVNTEHDERYRDFWQTYYKMMARKGISEQLARVEMRRRTTLIGSMLVKKGEADGMICGTISTTHRHLHFIDQVIGKRPGCSVYAAMNGLVLPGRQIFLVDTHVNVDPTPEQLAEITIMAAEEVRRFGIEPKVALLSHSNFGTSNAPSAQKMRDTLTILQERAPELKVDGEMHGDVALDAALRKEILPESTLEGDANLLILPNIDAANIAYNLLKTAAGNNIAIGPILLGAAQPVHVLTESATVRRIVNMAALLVADVNAAR; from the coding sequence ATGCCGTCGAACAGTTATTCTAATCCGCACGTCAAGAGACACATGTCGACTCAAGCCTCCTCCAAAGCCAAGCTCCGCGAAGCCGCTCTCGACTATCACGAATTCCCGACGCCCGGGAAGATCGCGATTGCCCCGACCAAGCAGATGATCAACCAGCGCGACCTCGCGCTCGCGTATTCGCCGGGCGTCGCGTATGCATGCGAGGAGATCGTCGAGAACCCGCTGAACGCCGCGCGCTTCACGGCGCGCAGCAACCTGGTCGGCGTCGTCACGAACGGCACGGCGGTGCTCGGGCTCGGCAACATCGGCCCGCTCGCGTCGAAGCCGGTGATGGAAGGCAAGGCCGTACTGTTCAAGAAATTCGCCGGCATCGACGTGTTCGACATCGAGCTGAACGAGTCGGATCCGCACAAGCTGGTCGACGTGATCGCCGCGCTGGAGCCGACCTTCGGCGGGATCAACCTGGAAGACATCAAGGCGCCCGACTGCTTCATCGTCGAGCGCGAAGCGCGCAAGCGGATGAAGATCCCGGTGTTCCACGACGACCAGCACGGCACCGCGATCGTCGTGGCCGCGGCCGTCACGAACGGCCTGAAGGTCGTCGGCAAGGACATCAAGAAGGTGAAGCTCGTCGCGTCCGGCGCGGGTGCGGCCGCGCTCGCGTGCCTGGACCTGCTGGTCGACATCGGCCTGCCGCTCGAGAACATCACGGTGACCGACTTGGCCGGCGTCGTCTACAAGGGCCGCACGGAGCTGATGGATCCGGACAAGGAGCGTTTCGCCCGCGAGACCGACGCCCGCACGCTGGCCGAGGTGATCGACGGCGCGGACATCTTCCTCGGCCTGTCGGCCGCCGGCGTGCTGAAGCAGGAAATGGTGAAGGGCATGGCCGAGCGCCCGCTGATCCTCGCGCTCGCGAACCCGACGCCGGAGATCCTGCCGGAAGCGGCGCTCGAAGTGCGCCCCGACGCAATTCTCGCGACCGGCCGCACCGACTATCCGAACCAGGTCAACAACGTCCTGTGCTTCCCGTTCATCTTCCGCGGCGCGCTCGACGTCGGCGCGACGACGATCACGCGTGAAATGGAGATCGCGGCCGTCAACGCGATCGCCGAACTCGCGCAGCACGAGCAAAGCGACATCGTCGCGACCGCATATGGGATCCAGGACCTGTCGTTCGGGCCCGAATACCTGATTCCGAAGCCGTTCGATCCGCGCCTGATCGTCAAGATCGCACCGGCCGTCGCGCAGGCCGCGATGGACGGCGGCGTCGCGACGCGCCCGATCGAGGACATGGAGGCGTACCGCGTTCACCTCCAGCAGTTCGTGTACCACAGCGGCACGACGATGAAGCCGATCTTCCAGCTCGCGCGCAGCGCGCCGGCGGAGAAGAAGCGCGTCGTGTTCGCGGAAGGCGAGGAAGAGCGCGTGCTGCGCGCCGTGCAGATCATCGTCGACGAGAAGCTCGCGAAGCCGATCCTGATCGGCCGCCCGTCGGTGATCGAGCACCGTATCCAGCGCTACGGCCTGCGCCTCACGCCGGGCGCCGACTTCACGGTCGTCAACACCGAGCACGACGAGCGCTACCGCGACTTCTGGCAGACGTACTACAAGATGATGGCGCGCAAGGGCATCAGCGAGCAGCTGGCCCGCGTCGAGATGCGCCGCCGCACGACGCTGATCGGCTCGATGCTGGTGAAGAAGGGCGAAGCGGACGGGATGATCTGCGGCACGATCAGCACCACGCACCGCCACCTGCACTTCATCGACCAGGTGATCGGCAAGCGCCCGGGCTGCAGCGTGTACGCGGCAATGAACGGCCTCGTGCTGCCGGGTCGCCAGATCTTCCTGGTCGACACGCACGTGAACGTCGATCCGACCCCGGAGCAACTCGCCGAGATCACGATCATGGCGGCGGAAGAAGTGCGCCGGTTCGGCATCGAGCCGAAGGTCGCGTTGCTGTCGCACTCGAATTTCGGCACGAGCAATGCGCCTTCGGCGCAGAAGATGCGCGATACGCTCACGATCCTGCAGGAACGAGCGCCGGAGTTGAAGGTCGACGGCGAAATGCACGGCGACGTCGCGCTCGACGCGGCGCTGCGCAAGGAAATCCTGCCGGAATCGACGCTGGAAGGCGACGCGAACCTGCTGATCCTGCCGAACATCGATGCCGCGAACATCGCGTACAACCTGTTGAAGACGGCCGCCGGCAACAACATCGCGATCGGGCCGATCCTGCTGGGCGCGGCCCAGCCGGTGCATGTGCTGACCGAATCGGCGACCGTTCGCCGCATCGTCAACATGGCGGCGCTGCTGGTCGCCGACGTGAACGCCGCACGCTGA
- a CDS encoding ribonuclease — translation MARKWLRNGALASVFAMFAMGIVGTPTGSLVSAAYARQAVSADMAVGGVDTIPTARLPREAVTTLGLIGAGGPYPYEKDGVVFGNRERILPKAKRGYYHEYTVPTPRARNRGARRIVCGGPLRRIDNCYYTDDHYNSFKRIVE, via the coding sequence ATGGCACGCAAGTGGCTCCGCAACGGCGCGCTCGCGTCCGTCTTCGCGATGTTCGCGATGGGTATCGTCGGTACACCGACGGGCAGTCTGGTTTCCGCCGCTTACGCACGGCAGGCCGTTTCGGCCGACATGGCCGTCGGCGGGGTCGATACGATCCCGACCGCCCGTCTGCCGCGTGAGGCCGTGACCACGCTTGGCCTGATCGGCGCCGGTGGCCCCTATCCGTACGAGAAAGACGGCGTCGTTTTCGGCAACCGTGAGCGGATCCTGCCGAAGGCGAAGCGCGGCTACTACCACGAGTACACGGTGCCGACGCCGCGCGCGCGCAATCGCGGCGCGCGCCGGATCGTCTGTGGCGGGCCATTGCGCCGGATCGACAACTGTTATTACACGGACGACCACTACAACAGTTTTAAACGTATTGTTGAATGA
- a CDS encoding barstar family protein translates to MSDSIYAHDTAAAELFAAGDGNLFQRVMQLHAAAQAGGAPEQQEAEPGLSSNEEPMSLFTTVRPNLVQSIRAFRVQDLADEAGRLGQHFLYAYCGAAQSKQEVMETIATSFLFPKHFGKNYDALYDCLTDLVAKAGAQPGFVIVLEGLPIAQKFDKEGRETLLDVFREAAEFWAERKVAFRVFYSFA, encoded by the coding sequence ATGAGCGACTCCATCTACGCGCACGATACGGCGGCGGCGGAACTGTTCGCGGCCGGCGACGGCAATCTGTTTCAGCGTGTGATGCAACTCCACGCGGCGGCACAGGCCGGCGGCGCGCCTGAGCAACAGGAAGCCGAGCCCGGGCTTTCATCGAACGAGGAGCCTATGAGCCTTTTCACGACCGTGCGACCCAACCTCGTGCAGTCGATCCGCGCGTTCCGCGTGCAGGATCTCGCCGACGAAGCCGGCCGGCTCGGCCAGCATTTCCTGTACGCGTATTGCGGCGCCGCGCAGTCGAAGCAGGAAGTGATGGAGACGATCGCGACGTCGTTCCTGTTTCCGAAGCATTTCGGGAAGAACTACGATGCGCTGTACGACTGCCTGACCGACCTCGTCGCGAAGGCTGGCGCGCAGCCCGGTTTCGTGATCGTCCTCGAAGGGCTGCCGATCGCGCAGAAATTCGACAAGGAAGGGCGCGAGACGCTGCTCGACGTGTTCCGCGAAGCCGCCGAATTCTGGGCCGAGCGCAAGGTCGCGTTCCGCGTGTTCTATTCGTTCGCGTAA
- a CDS encoding 16S rRNA (uracil(1498)-N(3))-methyltransferase, giving the protein MSEATTTAAVPRFFIEATLRTDATLALPADVARHAQVLRLQPGDTLALFDGSGGQYRARLVEIDKRSALAQIEAFDPAEAEPPYRVTLAQGIAGGDKMDWVIEKAVELGVAAVVPLSTARGVVKLSGERADKRVAHWRGVVRASCEQCGRNRVPDVAPVRGFGAWLDMLPAAPADGELRLLLSPRASIPFASLPDAPPAAAVTLLIGPEGGLSPDEENTARAQGFTALSLGPRVLRTETAGAAVLAALAARWGGW; this is encoded by the coding sequence ATGAGTGAAGCCACCACCACCGCGGCCGTGCCGCGCTTTTTCATCGAGGCGACGCTGCGTACCGACGCGACGCTCGCGTTGCCGGCCGACGTCGCGCGTCACGCGCAAGTGCTGCGGCTGCAGCCCGGCGACACGCTCGCGCTGTTCGACGGCAGCGGCGGCCAGTACCGCGCGCGGCTCGTCGAGATCGACAAGCGCAGCGCGCTCGCGCAGATCGAAGCATTCGACCCGGCCGAGGCCGAGCCGCCCTATCGCGTGACGCTCGCGCAAGGCATTGCCGGCGGCGACAAGATGGACTGGGTGATCGAGAAGGCCGTCGAGCTCGGCGTCGCGGCGGTCGTGCCGCTGTCGACCGCGCGCGGCGTCGTGAAACTGTCCGGCGAGCGCGCGGACAAGCGCGTCGCGCACTGGCGCGGCGTCGTGCGCGCGTCGTGCGAACAATGCGGGCGCAACCGCGTGCCCGACGTCGCGCCGGTACGCGGCTTCGGCGCCTGGCTCGACATGCTGCCCGCCGCGCCGGCCGACGGCGAGCTGCGGCTGCTGCTGTCGCCGCGCGCGAGCATCCCGTTCGCGTCGCTGCCCGATGCGCCGCCCGCGGCGGCCGTCACACTGCTGATCGGCCCCGAAGGCGGGCTGTCGCCGGACGAGGAAAACACGGCACGCGCGCAAGGATTCACCGCGTTGTCGCTCGGTCCGCGCGTGCTGCGCACCGAGACGGCCGGCGCGGCCGTGCTCGCGGCACTGGCCGCCCGCTGGGGCGGCTGGTGA
- a CDS encoding VOC family protein, which produces MTDPRPANVPWLTPYLAVRNAQAAIEFFQAAFGFGLRDVLDEDGAIMHVEMTYRGQLIVMFAPEGAFGSTALTPKSADATAPQSFYLYVDDVDATWQRALDAGAKSLTAPQDQFWGDRFAQIEDLDGYRWALARRLVA; this is translated from the coding sequence ATGACCGATCCACGTCCGGCCAACGTGCCTTGGTTGACGCCTTACCTAGCCGTGCGCAATGCGCAGGCGGCCATCGAGTTCTTCCAGGCCGCATTCGGCTTCGGGTTGCGCGACGTCCTCGACGAGGACGGCGCGATCATGCACGTCGAGATGACCTACCGCGGGCAACTGATCGTGATGTTCGCCCCCGAAGGCGCGTTCGGCTCGACCGCGCTCACGCCGAAGAGTGCGGACGCAACCGCCCCGCAGTCGTTCTACCTGTATGTCGACGACGTCGACGCGACCTGGCAGCGCGCGCTCGACGCAGGCGCGAAATCGCTGACCGCGCCGCAAGACCAGTTCTGGGGCGACCGCTTCGCGCAGATCGAGGATCTCGACGGCTACCGCTGGGCGCTCGCACGCCGCCTGGTCGCATGA
- the speE gene encoding polyamine aminopropyltransferase, which yields MNTTLLFHPTPDAAYGFPNARRLAHVASPHQHIEVWETPQLGRLFTLDGRPMTSVGDEYVYHECMTHPAALAHPCPRKALVLGGGDGGAARQLLKHACIERIVVAELDDEVVGMARRYLDDVHQGALDDPRVEVVIGDAAHFVTSTVEHFDLVVFDLTPPDSPAAGLYTREFYARLKRILTPCGAISMHLGSPVFHTARVAALLADLRASFAVVDPLSAHVPLYGSQWLMAIASDTLDAAALFAHDIDERLAARRVQGLRYYDARLHAALFALPRALRDTLGVRR from the coding sequence GTGAACACGACCCTTCTCTTCCATCCCACGCCCGACGCCGCGTACGGCTTCCCGAACGCACGCCGGCTCGCGCACGTCGCGTCGCCGCACCAGCACATCGAAGTCTGGGAAACCCCGCAGCTCGGCCGCCTGTTCACGCTGGACGGACGGCCGATGACGTCGGTCGGCGACGAATACGTGTACCACGAGTGCATGACGCACCCGGCCGCGCTCGCGCATCCGTGCCCGAGGAAGGCGCTCGTGCTCGGCGGCGGCGACGGCGGCGCGGCGCGTCAGCTGCTCAAGCACGCGTGCATCGAGCGAATCGTCGTCGCGGAACTCGACGACGAAGTGGTCGGCATGGCGCGCCGCTATCTCGACGACGTGCACCAGGGCGCGCTCGACGATCCGCGCGTCGAGGTCGTGATCGGCGACGCCGCGCATTTCGTCACGTCGACCGTCGAGCATTTCGATCTCGTCGTGTTCGATCTCACGCCGCCCGATTCGCCGGCGGCCGGCCTCTATACGCGCGAGTTCTACGCGCGCCTCAAGCGGATCCTCACGCCGTGCGGCGCGATCTCGATGCATCTTGGCTCGCCGGTGTTCCACACGGCGCGCGTCGCCGCGCTGCTCGCCGACCTGCGCGCGAGCTTCGCCGTCGTCGATCCATTGTCCGCGCACGTGCCGCTGTACGGCTCCCAATGGCTGATGGCGATCGCGAGCGACACGCTCGATGCGGCCGCGCTGTTCGCGCACGACATCGACGAGCGCCTCGCCGCGCGCCGCGTGCAGGGCTTGCGCTACTACGATGCGCGACTCCATGCGGCCCTCTTTGCCCTGCCGCGCGCGCTGCGCGATACACTGGGCGTTCGCCGCTGA